A region of Moorena sp. SIOASIH DNA encodes the following proteins:
- a CDS encoding SDR family oxidoreductase, whose protein sequence is MTFNQQHAIITGGSSGIGKATAKLLAQKGANLTLIARDAAKLEQAKVEIEGMGTHPQAKILTISADVSQQIQVEAAIEQAIDQIGPADLLITSAGIAHPGYFQELPIEVFEQTMAVNYFGSLYAIKAVLPSMVQQHKGHIVLLSSGAGLIGIYGYTPYSPSKFALRGLAESLRGELKPQGIHVSIVYPPDTDTPQLEAENKTKPLETKMITGSAQMWSATAVANQIVRGIEKKQFGIMPGFEMRLLGRFHSLLAPGLNWYFDRIVESKRQEGIGKRQEARGKRQEARGKRQ, encoded by the coding sequence ATGACCTTCAATCAACAGCACGCTATTATCACAGGGGGCTCCAGTGGGATTGGCAAAGCCACTGCCAAATTATTAGCCCAGAAGGGAGCTAATCTGACCTTGATTGCTAGGGATGCAGCCAAGCTAGAGCAGGCTAAAGTCGAGATTGAAGGGATGGGAACGCATCCGCAAGCAAAAATTCTAACTATTTCTGCTGATGTTTCCCAGCAGATACAGGTAGAAGCAGCCATTGAGCAAGCAATTGATCAAATCGGTCCGGCTGACCTATTAATCACTAGCGCTGGTATTGCTCATCCTGGTTACTTCCAAGAGCTGCCCATAGAGGTATTTGAACAAACCATGGCAGTTAACTATTTTGGTTCCCTCTATGCTATTAAAGCAGTACTACCCAGCATGGTACAGCAACACAAGGGTCATATTGTACTGCTATCTTCCGGTGCTGGACTGATTGGTATTTATGGCTATACCCCTTACAGTCCCAGTAAATTTGCCCTGCGGGGTTTAGCGGAATCCTTGCGGGGTGAGTTAAAGCCCCAAGGAATTCATGTTTCTATTGTCTATCCTCCCGATACCGATACCCCACAACTGGAAGCAGAAAATAAAACCAAGCCCCTGGAAACTAAGATGATTACTGGCAGTGCCCAGATGTGGAGTGCAACTGCTGTAGCGAATCAGATTGTACGAGGTATTGAGAAAAAGCAGTTTGGGATCATGCCAGGATTCGAGATGAGATTACTAGGCCGGTTCCATAGCTTGCTCGCTCCGGGATTGAATTGGTATTTTGATCGGATTGTTGAAAGCAAGAGGCAAGAGGGAATAGGCAAGAGGCAAGAGGCAAGAGGCAAGAGGCAAGAGGCAAGAGGCAAGAGGCAATAA
- a CDS encoding Uma2 family endonuclease — protein sequence MIADKSPNYISKENYLSQEDESPIKHEYIDGEIYAMAGASDAHVTIALNLASALRNHVRGTGCRVYIADMKAYIEAANSYYYPDVMVTCDTRDKELTNYKKYPCLIVEVLSPKTEAFDRGDKFYDYQKLDTLVEYVLISQDHQRLDCFRRNAQGIWTLQFYDPGTEINLESVDFRSSIEALYEDVT from the coding sequence ATGATTGCTGATAAAAGTCCAAATTACATTTCAAAAGAAAACTATCTATCCCAAGAAGACGAAAGTCCCATCAAACACGAGTATATTGATGGAGAAATCTATGCCATGGCTGGAGCCAGTGATGCCCATGTTACAATTGCCCTCAATCTGGCTTCAGCCTTAAGAAATCATGTAAGAGGCACTGGTTGTCGGGTTTATATAGCAGATATGAAAGCGTATATTGAAGCCGCCAATAGTTATTACTATCCTGATGTTATGGTGACTTGCGATACCAGAGATAAAGAATTGACCAATTATAAAAAATATCCGTGTTTAATTGTCGAAGTCTTATCTCCGAAAACCGAAGCCTTTGACCGGGGTGACAAATTTTATGACTATCAAAAATTAGACACATTGGTCGAATATGTCCTAATTAGCCAAGACCATCAACGTCTAGACTGCTTTCGCCGTAATGCCCAGGGAATTTGGACATTACAATTTTATGATCCAGGTACTGAAATTAACCTAGAAAGTGTAGATTTTCGTAGCAGTATTGAGGCTTTGTATGAAGATGTCACGTAA
- a CDS encoding type II toxin-antitoxin system HicB family antitoxin has product MKNHYSILIQWSEQDQTYIASLPEFGPYAHTHGSSYEEALMLKTC; this is encoded by the coding sequence ATGAAAAACCACTATAGTATCTTAATTCAATGGTCAGAGCAAGACCAAACCTACATTGCTAGTTTGCCAGAATTTGGTCCCTATGCTCATACCCATGGCAGCAGCTACGAAGAGGCTCTCATGCTAAAGACGTGTTAG
- a CDS encoding B12-binding domain-containing radical SAM protein, which produces MRVLLLYPLFPKSFWSMEKTIELVNRKALMPPLGLVTVAAILPQTWSFKLVDRNVSEVTEAEWDWAEMVIISGMIVQKKDFLEQIQEAKRRGKKVAVGGPYPTTSPHEPEAAGADYLILDEGEITLPMFVSAIERGESEGVFRANGEKPDVTETPIPRFDLLDLEAYDTMAIQFSRGCPFQCEFCDIIVLYGRKPRTKAPEQLLAELERLLELNFQGGIFLVDDNFIGNKRNVKILLKAMKVWMAEHEYPFSFITEASVDLAQDQELMDLMVDCNFKVVFLGIETPDEDSLTLTKKFQNTRDSLSESVDAITNAGLRVMAGFIMGFDGEKPGAGDRIVQFIEKTSIPIALFSMLQALPNTALWHRLEKEGRLLDGGANINQTTLINFVPTRPVEEIAREYVEAFWTLYDPERFLNRTYNHFMKLGLPRHAVPRRIDWITIRALLTLCWRQGFLRKTRWTFWNSLFKLIQQKPKVVGSFFVVCAYAEHFLEYRQIVRDQIEAQLAEFMTNKPAPLPAKNEEVAVSESAIA; this is translated from the coding sequence ATGCGAGTTTTACTGCTATATCCTCTGTTTCCGAAAAGTTTCTGGTCAATGGAGAAAACCATTGAGTTGGTGAATCGCAAGGCACTGATGCCACCCCTAGGTTTGGTGACAGTAGCAGCGATATTACCTCAGACATGGTCCTTTAAACTGGTTGACCGCAATGTATCTGAGGTAACGGAGGCAGAATGGGATTGGGCTGAGATGGTGATTATCTCAGGTATGATCGTCCAGAAAAAGGATTTTCTTGAGCAAATTCAGGAAGCTAAGCGCCGTGGGAAAAAGGTAGCCGTGGGTGGTCCTTACCCGACCACCTCACCCCACGAACCGGAAGCGGCTGGGGCAGATTACTTGATTTTGGATGAAGGGGAAATTACCCTACCAATGTTTGTCTCAGCCATTGAACGGGGCGAGAGTGAAGGGGTTTTCCGTGCTAATGGTGAGAAGCCGGATGTTACGGAAACCCCAATCCCCCGCTTTGATCTTCTGGACCTCGAAGCCTATGACACTATGGCAATCCAGTTCTCTCGGGGCTGTCCATTTCAGTGCGAATTCTGCGATATTATTGTCCTCTACGGTCGCAAACCCCGTACTAAAGCTCCAGAGCAGTTGTTAGCTGAACTAGAACGCCTCTTAGAACTGAATTTCCAAGGGGGGATTTTTCTAGTCGATGATAACTTTATTGGCAATAAGCGCAATGTCAAGATTCTGCTGAAAGCCATGAAGGTCTGGATGGCTGAACATGAGTATCCTTTTAGCTTTATCACCGAAGCTTCAGTGGATTTGGCTCAAGACCAAGAACTGATGGACCTGATGGTCGATTGTAATTTTAAAGTGGTCTTTTTGGGCATTGAAACTCCTGATGAAGACAGCCTTACCCTGACTAAAAAGTTCCAAAATACTCGGGATTCTCTGAGTGAATCGGTGGATGCCATTACCAATGCAGGTCTGAGGGTGATGGCTGGGTTTATCATGGGCTTTGATGGCGAAAAACCAGGCGCAGGCGATCGCATTGTCCAGTTTATTGAGAAAACGTCGATTCCTATTGCCTTGTTTAGTATGTTGCAGGCATTGCCTAATACTGCTCTGTGGCATCGCCTTGAAAAAGAAGGACGACTTCTCGATGGTGGGGCTAATATTAACCAAACCACTTTGATCAATTTTGTTCCAACTCGGCCAGTGGAAGAAATTGCTCGTGAATATGTGGAGGCGTTTTGGACTCTGTATGACCCAGAGCGATTTTTAAACCGCACCTACAACCACTTTATGAAGCTTGGTCTACCGAGGCATGCTGTACCTCGTCGGATCGATTGGATAACTATCCGGGCGCTACTAACCCTATGCTGGCGACAAGGGTTTCTTCGTAAGACCCGCTGGACTTTCTGGAATAGTCTGTTTAAGCTGATTCAGCAGAAACCGAAAGTTGTGGGCTCTTTCTTTGTGGTTTGTGCCTACGCGGAACACTTCCTCGAATATCGCCAAATTGTTCGTGACCAAATAGAGGCTCAGCTGGCTGAATTTATGACTAATAAACCAGCACCTTTACCGGCTAAGAATGAGGAAGTGGCGGTAAGCGAATCCGCGATCGCATAA
- the dacB gene encoding D-alanyl-D-alanine carboxypeptidase/D-alanyl-D-alanine-endopeptidase: MTQLNYWLKSLGMLTVAVLTTVTPITSRKASARTVADLRQEGKSLEISVLPPDTDPDSIKIPVPPPETNKNGICPEFLPPVIDSIIDHPSLARGKWGILVESLSEEKIFYSHNANQYFIPASNIKLLTTAAALNKLHPNTPIRSKSMEEWVKITNLKSNNSYADTLLRYIGGSEAVQDALAELGVDPNSYRLADGSGLSRKNLATPEVFVTTLKGMSDANNNEVFLASLPVAGVSGTLKNRLRHPSTQTKVQAKTGTLRGVKALSGYLEHPDYGTIVFSIMVNQPSQSGKVLEKGIDQIVLRLTQLMPCS, translated from the coding sequence ATGACCCAATTGAATTATTGGTTGAAATCCTTAGGAATGCTAACTGTAGCTGTGCTGACTACGGTAACTCCTATTACTTCCAGGAAAGCTAGCGCTAGAACAGTTGCGGACTTAAGACAAGAGGGAAAATCTCTGGAAATTTCTGTGCTTCCTCCAGACACAGATCCAGATTCCATTAAAATCCCTGTTCCTCCTCCGGAAACGAACAAGAATGGCATTTGTCCGGAGTTTCTGCCACCAGTGATTGACTCGATTATCGATCATCCTTCCTTGGCGAGAGGGAAATGGGGGATTTTGGTTGAATCATTATCAGAAGAAAAGATTTTCTACAGCCACAATGCTAATCAATACTTTATCCCTGCTTCTAACATCAAACTATTAACTACAGCAGCAGCATTAAACAAGCTTCATCCCAATACTCCGATTCGCTCTAAGTCAATGGAAGAATGGGTGAAGATAACGAATCTAAAAAGCAACAATAGCTATGCTGATACCTTATTGCGCTATATTGGCGGGTCGGAAGCAGTGCAGGATGCTTTGGCAGAATTGGGAGTTGACCCTAATAGTTATCGACTGGCAGATGGGTCTGGCTTATCCCGGAAAAATTTAGCAACTCCGGAGGTATTTGTAACTACTCTCAAAGGGATGAGTGACGCCAATAATAACGAAGTTTTCCTGGCTTCGTTACCGGTTGCGGGAGTGAGCGGTACCCTCAAAAATCGGTTGCGTCATCCCTCTACACAAACCAAAGTTCAAGCCAAAACTGGCACCCTCAGAGGAGTAAAAGCTCTGTCTGGATATCTAGAACATCCCGATTACGGAACTATTGTGTTTAGCATCATGGTTAATCAACCATCCCAATCAGGCAAAGTCTTAGAAAAAGGAATTGATCAGATCGTTCTGCGCTTAACTCAGCTGATGCCTTGTAGTTGA
- a CDS encoding UPF0175 family protein, translating to MSVVIPDDIVQASQMTEEKFKIEIALMLYKQDKISSGKVGFCTL from the coding sequence ATGAGTGTAGTTATCCCTGACGATATTGTCCAAGCTAGCCAAATGACTGAGGAGAAATTCAAAATTGAAATTGCCCTGATGCTCTATAAACAAGACAAAATTAGCAGTGGCAAAGTCGGTTTTTGTACTCTTTAA
- a CDS encoding NB-ARC domain-containing protein encodes MVLQVEAAAKQNPEVAQAMERLVTTVDAQALPNLEPILQEITKVVESHQATVENYNIENVNNQTRFNQAPPLPPYYVERPEVSEQLKQILLSEETAKAGTLVVSAIYGLGGIGKSTITAALAHDEEVQSHFTDGIFWATLGQQPDILSVLSTWIQQLGDYDFKPINTEAASLQLKTLFSDKKALLVVDDVWHPDHVEPFRVAGDGCRVLVTTREALIKDAIPYDLDVMNPNQSLELLTSCLNNELNNQELEYAQTLAKTVGYLPLALELAAAQVRDGISWQELLGELEDLIVGVEALDRLKAEEEPSDAKRKNYSLVASFNLSLKGLSDDERLKNFAWLGILPEDVTITETMATTLWDCNLVEAKDTLRYLRQKALLLPGLSTTPETNYRLHDLLHDLARRLVQPELGLSITEAHQQLLERYQTKTDLGLWHTLPDDGYIYNHLTWHLEKAQKIKDIHQLLKEETPAGDNGWYWQCERHAKTANFIKDVSKAWAIAADNFTENPTESISLQCRYALITTSLNSLAGNISPELMAALVKNKIWTPAQALAYVRQRKDSFGQAKSLEAISEYLPPSLLPEALDCARGISDEYSRADALETLAPHLPDLLLLQALDCARGISDEKDRAKALVALAPHLPDVLPQALDCARGISDEKDRADALVALAPYLPDVLLPKALDCARGIKYEYYRADALVALAPHLPDVLPQALDCARGIKYEYYRANALVALAPHLPEVLPQALDCARGIKSESSRALALIGLAPHCPEVLPEALDCARGIESEFHRANTLAALAPHLPDLLLPQALDCARGIESEFSRANALAALAPHLPDLLLPQALDCARGIESEFHRANTLEALAPHLPDVLLSQALDCARGIEFEYSRALILVALASHLPDVLPEALDYARGIKSEEGRADALVALAPHLPEVLPQALDCARGISDERYRANALVALAPHLPEVLPQALDCARGIKYEYDRALPLIGLAPHCPEVLPEALDCARAIRNEENRADALVALAPHLPDVLLPQALDCARGISDERYRANALRALAPHLPQVWPEALDCARGISNEFHRADALVALAPHFPDVLLPKALDCARGIESEFHRADALVALAPHLPNVLLPQALDCARGISNEYHRARALVALVPHLPDLLPEALDCARGISDESERAYALTALAPHLTDVLLPQALDCARGISSEYWRAFALIGLAPHLPDLLPEALDCAIGLGYEPHRAEAVIALAPHLPDVLLPKALDCAIGISHESKGAYALEALAPHLPDVLLPKALDCARGIGSEYRRAKVLQNLIKTLTPSSVDFPLWQQILDCLASLKRADFLKNLPQLAPLIIKFGGIEALRETVAGVEDVSGWWK; translated from the coding sequence GTGGTATTGCAGGTAGAAGCAGCAGCGAAGCAAAATCCCGAAGTTGCCCAAGCTATGGAGCGTTTAGTGACTACTGTTGATGCTCAAGCTTTGCCTAATTTAGAGCCAATTCTTCAAGAGATTACCAAAGTCGTGGAATCCCACCAAGCTACTGTTGAGAATTACAACATTGAGAATGTGAATAACCAAACTCGATTCAATCAAGCTCCTCCACTACCTCCTTATTATGTGGAACGCCCGGAAGTAAGCGAACAACTAAAACAAATCCTTTTATCGGAAGAAACTGCTAAAGCTGGCACCTTAGTGGTTAGTGCCATCTATGGTTTAGGAGGAATTGGGAAATCCACCATTACTGCAGCTTTAGCCCATGACGAGGAGGTTCAATCTCATTTTACTGATGGGATTTTTTGGGCAACCTTAGGTCAGCAACCTGATATTTTATCTGTTCTGAGTACGTGGATACAGCAATTAGGAGATTATGATTTTAAACCGATTAACACTGAGGCCGCTTCTTTACAACTAAAAACATTATTCTCCGATAAGAAAGCGTTGCTAGTTGTCGATGATGTTTGGCATCCTGACCATGTTGAACCCTTTCGAGTCGCTGGGGATGGCTGTCGGGTTTTAGTGACTACCAGAGAAGCTCTAATTAAAGATGCGATTCCCTATGATTTGGACGTAATGAATCCTAATCAATCCTTGGAGTTATTAACCTCTTGTTTAAACAACGAGTTAAATAATCAAGAACTGGAATATGCTCAAACATTAGCAAAAACTGTCGGCTACTTACCCCTAGCATTAGAATTAGCTGCTGCCCAAGTTAGGGATGGCATCTCTTGGCAAGAGTTACTGGGTGAGTTAGAAGATTTAATTGTTGGTGTAGAAGCTTTGGATCGATTGAAAGCAGAGGAAGAGCCAAGTGACGCTAAGCGCAAAAACTACAGTCTAGTGGCTTCCTTTAATCTCAGTTTAAAGGGATTATCCGACGACGAGAGGTTGAAAAACTTTGCTTGGTTAGGGATACTGCCCGAGGATGTTACCATTACTGAAACCATGGCGACTACCTTATGGGATTGTAATTTAGTTGAAGCCAAAGATACGTTAAGGTACTTACGACAAAAAGCCTTATTACTACCAGGGTTATCTACTACACCAGAAACTAACTATCGCCTCCATGACCTGTTACATGATTTAGCCCGTCGTCTGGTTCAACCAGAGCTAGGATTATCAATTACCGAAGCCCATCAACAATTATTAGAACGTTATCAAACTAAGACCGATTTGGGATTATGGCATACTTTACCCGATGATGGTTACATCTATAATCACTTAACCTGGCACCTAGAAAAAGCCCAAAAAATTAAGGACATTCATCAACTCCTGAAAGAAGAAACTCCAGCAGGGGATAACGGTTGGTATTGGCAGTGTGAGAGACATGCAAAAACTGCTAATTTCATCAAGGATGTATCGAAAGCTTGGGCAATAGCAGCAGATAATTTTACAGAAAATCCTACAGAATCGATTAGTTTACAGTGTCGGTATGCTCTGATTACGACATCTCTCAATAGCTTGGCTGGAAATATTTCTCCAGAGTTAATGGCAGCATTAGTTAAGAACAAAATTTGGACGCCAGCCCAGGCACTAGCTTATGTGCGACAGAGGAAAGATTCTTTTGGTCAAGCAAAGAGCTTGGAGGCAATTAGTGAGTATCTTCCCCCTTCTTTATTACCGGAAGCCTTAGATTGCGCCAGAGGGATTTCGGATGAATACTCCCGAGCCGATGCCTTAGAAACCTTAGCCCCCCACTTACCCGATCTGTTGTTACTCCAAGCCTTAGATTGCGCCAGAGGGATTTCGGATGAAAAAGACCGAGCAAAAGCCTTAGTCGCCTTAGCCCCCCACTTACCGGATGTGTTACCCCAAGCCTTAGATTGCGCCAGAGGGATTTCCGATGAGAAAGACCGAGCCGATGCCTTAGTGGCCTTAGCCCCCTACTTACCCGATGTGTTGTTACCCAAAGCCTTAGATTGCGCCAGAGGGATTAAGTATGAATACTACCGAGCCGATGCCTTAGTCGCCTTAGCCCCCCACTTACCGGATGTGTTACCTCAAGCCTTAGATTGCGCCAGAGGGATTAAGTATGAATACTACCGAGCTAATGCCTTAGTCGCCTTAGCCCCCCACTTACCGGAAGTGTTACCTCAAGCCTTAGATTGCGCCAGAGGGATTAAGTCTGAATCTTCCCGAGCATTAGCCTTAATCGGCTTAGCCCCCCACTGCCCGGAAGTGTTACCAGAAGCCTTAGATTGCGCCAGAGGGATTGAGTCTGAATTTCACCGAGCTAATACCTTAGCCGCCTTAGCCCCCCACTTACCCGATCTGTTGTTACCTCAAGCCTTAGATTGCGCCAGAGGGATTGAGTCTGAATTCTCCCGAGCTAATGCCTTAGCCGCCTTAGCCCCCCACTTACCCGATCTGTTGTTACCTCAAGCCTTAGATTGCGCCAGAGGGATTGAGTCTGAATTTCACCGAGCTAATACCTTAGAAGCCTTAGCCCCCCACTTACCCGATGTGTTGTTATCCCAAGCCTTAGATTGCGCCAGAGGGATTGAGTTTGAATACTCTCGAGCATTAATCTTAGTCGCCTTAGCCTCCCACTTGCCCGATGTGTTGCCAGAAGCCTTAGATTACGCCAGAGGCATTAAGTCTGAAGAAGGCCGAGCCGATGCCTTAGTCGCCTTAGCCCCCCACTTACCGGAAGTGTTACCTCAAGCCTTAGATTGCGCCAGAGGGATTTCCGATGAAAGATACCGAGCTAATGCCTTAGTCGCCTTAGCCCCCCACTTACCGGAAGTGTTACCTCAAGCCTTAGATTGCGCCAGAGGGATTAAGTATGAATACGACCGAGCATTACCCTTAATCGGCTTAGCCCCCCACTGCCCGGAAGTGTTACCAGAAGCCTTAGATTGCGCCAGAGCCATTCGGAATGAAGAAAACCGAGCCGATGCCTTAGTCGCCTTAGCCCCCCACTTACCGGATGTGTTGTTACCCCAAGCCTTAGATTGCGCCAGAGGGATTTCCGATGAAAGATACCGAGCTAATGCCTTACGAGCCTTAGCCCCCCACTTACCCCAAGTGTGGCCAGAAGCCTTAGATTGCGCCAGAGGGATTTCCAATGAATTCCACCGAGCCGATGCCTTAGTCGCCTTAGCCCCCCACTTCCCCGATGTGTTGTTACCCAAAGCCTTAGATTGCGCCAGAGGGATTGAGTCTGAATTCCACCGAGCCGATGCCTTAGTCGCCTTAGCCCCCCACTTACCAAATGTGTTGTTACCCCAAGCCTTAGATTGCGCCAGAGGGATTTCCAATGAATACCACCGAGCCAGAGCCTTAGTAGCCTTAGTCCCCCACTTACCCGATCTGTTACCAGAAGCCTTAGATTGCGCCAGAGGGATTTCCGATGAATCAGAACGAGCCTATGCCTTAACAGCCTTAGCCCCCCACTTAACCGATGTGTTGTTACCCCAAGCCTTAGATTGCGCCAGAGGGATTTCGTCTGAATACTGGCGAGCATTCGCCTTAATCGGCTTAGCCCCCCACTTACCCGATCTGTTACCGGAAGCCTTAGATTGCGCCATAGGGCTTGGGTATGAACCCCACCGAGCCGAGGCCGTAATTGCCTTAGCCCCCCACTTACCCGATGTGTTGTTACCCAAAGCCTTAGATTGCGCCATAGGGATTTCCCATGAATCCAAAGGAGCCTATGCCTTAGAAGCCTTAGCCCCCCACTTACCCGATGTGTTGTTACCCAAAGCCTTAGATTGCGCCAGAGGGATTGGGTCTGAATACCGGCGAGCCAAAGTATTACAGAACTTGATCAAGACCTTAACTCCTTCGTCAGTTGATTTTCCTCTTTGGCAACAAATTCTTGATTGTTTAGCTAGTCTAAAACGTGCCGATTTTCTTAAGAATCTTCCTCAATTAGCTCCTTTAATCATCAAGTTTGGGGGTATTGAAGCCCTAAGAGAAACGGTGGCAGGGGTTGAAGATGTTAGCGGATGGTGGAAGTAG
- a CDS encoding aminotransferase class I/II-fold pyridoxal phosphate-dependent enzyme: MELLNQVWNGKESSPATVVTSDHKSTVSSPKLSQASSIATWLVSKLAEVLELDAQEIDIHRDFTDYGLNSIEAVNLSGELENFLGHRLSPTLLWDHDNIEALAEYLAEYVAKQPTGNSQAHLETSSGRSIPETNGHISAKNGLIPNQDAEKLDNQDIPPEYHHFHLYPEYRKLQLQQEEIKALGVNNPFFTPQERVVNNTTQIGGRELINYATYNYLGMCGDPVISQAAKDAIDLYGTSACASRLLSGEKPLHRELEKEIAEFIGTEDSIVYVGGHATNVTTISHLFGKNDLILHDSLSHNSILQGCILSGASIIAFPHNDCQALDKILQERRHQYQRVLIVIEGVYSTDGDIPDLPQFIAVKKRHKAFLMVDEAHSIGVLGKHGRGVGEFCGVDPADVDLWMGTLSKSFASCGGYIAGCAAVVEYLKYTSPGFVYSVGIAPPNAASVLASIRLLKAEPERVALLHQRAKLFLELAQKQGLNTGTSKDSPVIPIIVGDALKSVQLSQNLFKRGINVPFMFYPSVPQNAARLRFFITCNHTEEQIRFTVNTLAQEVAKLQQDDSTQTSSLE; encoded by the coding sequence ATGGAATTGTTGAACCAGGTCTGGAACGGGAAAGAAAGCTCACCGGCCACTGTGGTTACGAGTGATCACAAATCTACCGTCAGTTCCCCAAAATTATCTCAAGCATCAAGCATTGCCACTTGGTTAGTGTCCAAGCTAGCAGAAGTACTTGAGCTGGATGCCCAAGAAATCGATATTCATCGGGATTTTACCGATTATGGTTTGAATTCTATTGAAGCTGTTAACTTATCCGGAGAGCTGGAGAATTTCCTTGGACATCGGCTTTCCCCAACGCTTTTATGGGATCACGACAATATTGAGGCATTGGCTGAGTATTTGGCGGAATACGTTGCTAAACAACCAACAGGAAACTCACAAGCTCACCTAGAAACCTCGTCAGGGAGGTCAATACCGGAAACGAATGGTCATATATCGGCCAAAAACGGTCTAATCCCAAATCAAGATGCAGAAAAGTTAGACAACCAAGATATCCCACCGGAATACCACCATTTCCACCTATATCCAGAATACCGCAAACTGCAATTGCAACAGGAGGAAATCAAAGCGCTGGGGGTCAACAACCCCTTCTTTACCCCCCAAGAACGGGTGGTAAACAATACCACACAGATTGGTGGCAGGGAATTGATTAATTATGCCACTTATAATTATCTGGGGATGTGTGGTGACCCAGTGATATCTCAAGCAGCAAAGGATGCCATAGATCTTTATGGTACCTCTGCCTGTGCTAGTCGTCTGTTGTCAGGGGAAAAACCCTTACATCGAGAGCTAGAAAAAGAAATTGCTGAGTTTATTGGTACTGAGGATAGTATCGTCTATGTGGGCGGTCATGCTACTAACGTAACTACTATTAGTCATCTATTTGGCAAAAACGACCTAATCTTACATGATTCTCTGAGCCACAACAGTATTTTGCAGGGATGCATCCTGTCGGGAGCGAGCATTATTGCTTTTCCTCATAATGACTGTCAGGCATTGGATAAAATACTCCAGGAGCGTCGTCACCAATATCAACGGGTACTGATTGTGATCGAAGGGGTTTACAGTACTGATGGTGACATTCCCGACTTGCCCCAGTTTATTGCAGTCAAGAAACGCCACAAAGCTTTCCTGATGGTAGATGAAGCTCACTCCATCGGGGTACTGGGCAAACATGGTCGAGGGGTTGGTGAGTTCTGTGGGGTTGATCCCGCTGATGTAGATTTGTGGATGGGTACCCTCAGCAAGTCATTTGCTAGCTGCGGTGGCTATATTGCTGGTTGCGCTGCTGTGGTAGAATACCTCAAGTATACCTCCCCGGGATTTGTCTATAGTGTTGGCATAGCTCCCCCTAATGCAGCCTCCGTGCTGGCTTCCATAAGGCTACTCAAGGCAGAACCAGAGCGAGTTGCACTGTTGCACCAGCGAGCTAAACTTTTCCTGGAATTAGCCCAGAAACAGGGACTCAACACAGGGACGAGTAAAGATTCTCCGGTGATTCCAATTATTGTGGGAGATGCCTTGAAGTCGGTGCAACTCTCTCAGAATCTGTTTAAGCGTGGTATCAATGTCCCGTTTATGTTCTATCCATCGGTGCCGCAAAATGCTGCCCGCCTGCGCTTCTTTATCACCTGTAACCATACGGAGGAGCAAATTCGCTTTACGGTGAACACCCTGGCTCAAGAAGTAGCAAAGCTTCAGCAGGACGATAGTACCCAGACATCATCCTTAGAGTAA